Within the Canis lupus familiaris isolate Mischka breed German Shepherd chromosome 26, alternate assembly UU_Cfam_GSD_1.0, whole genome shotgun sequence genome, the region ACCGGATCCGGAAACTGGTAAGAGGGCGCTAAGGAAGCTTCTTGTGGGTGTTGCCCTGGACAGGAGGGTGGGCAGGAGATGACTTTGACAAAACCCCAGGCCAGAATCTCGAGTCCACATCTTCCTTCGCATGTGGCTTCAGTGCCTCCTCCATCACCCATCCGTCTTAACATCTGCCCCGCTCTTTGCTTCTGAGCATCACGCGGGTGCCCTGTGGACGGTTTGAATGCGTGGTGTcctgcagagggaaagagaagtgaCTGTGGGTCATCGGAGGCTGGTGGTGCGGCTCCTTCCCCGGCGGCACTGACTCTCGGTCTGTGATTTCTCTCAGGCGGATCTGTGCACAGGGCTGCAGGGCTTCCTCATCTTCCACAGTTTCGGGGGCGGCACCGGCTCTGGGTTTGCATCTCTGCTCATGGAGCGGCTGTCGGTGGACTACGGCAAGAAGTCCAAGCTGGAATTTGCCATCTACCCGGCTCCCCAGGTGTCCACGGCCGTGGTGGAGCCCTACAACTCCATCCTGACCACCCACACCACCCTGGAGCATTCCGACTGTGCCTTCATGGTGGACAACGAGGCCATCTACGACATATGTCGGCGCAACCTGGATATCGAGCGGCCCACGTACACCAACCTCAATCGTCTGATCGGGCAGATCGTGTCCTCCATCACAGCCTCCCTGCGATTCGATGGGGCCCTGAACGTCGACTTGACGGAATTCCAGACCAACCTGGTCCCGTACCCCCGCATCCACTTCCCCCTGGCCACCTATGCCCCGGTCATCTCAGCCGAGAAGGCCTACCACGAGCAGCTGTCCGTGGCCGAGATCACCAATGCCTGCTTCGAGCCGGCCAACCAGATGGTCAAGTGTGACCCTCGGCACGGCAAGTACATGGCCTGCTGCATGTTGTACAGGGGGGACGTGGTCCCGAAAGATGTCAACGCGGCCATCGCCACCATCAAGACCAAGCGCACCATCCAGTTTGTGGATTGGTGCCCGACTGGATTTAAGGTAGGACTGGGTGATGATGTGAGGTTTCCCCCGTCAGGGGCAGCCGACCAAGTACAGAAGGCCTTTTGTGGAGAATACCTCTGATCCATGGCAGCCAGCCCCTGGTCATCTGAGCCCGAGTGATAGATAATTTATTCAGTGGGGCCTTTTGAACTTCCTTCCTTAGTTATCACACTGTATAtatgtgatgagaattttttttaacttcaaacaGGAAATTTTTAGAAccaatttttgtttcctcttttgggTGGTTAATTTGTGTGGAAAATGTAGTTTGGgtttagaaatgcagaaattttGGAAGCATTTTGAGAATTTATGTGGATATTTTAAATTGGGGCATTAATACAAACATTGCTGTCGCTAAACACTTCATTCCACTGGCACATACAAGTTAAACCCAATCTAAATATCGCATGCAATATTTGATTTAGAGAAAAACTGTCatgtttttggggaaaaaatgatgctatatttatttctcttttggtaAGCTTAGCAGTTCTGACCTGAGTTTGCCTCCAGCATAGTTTGTAGCCATCTTCCATTTGATACAGGATAGGAAACTTGATGTCACTTTGCAGCTTTACCCATAGTTTAAATACTAAACCCTATCAAGGCTTTCCATCATAAAATTTCATGTGAACACAGCCACACCTGTTCATTGATGTGCTGTTGTGGCTGCTTTGTGCTACAAAGACTGAAGtaattgtgacagagaccatgtgGCCCCACCAGCCTAGAATACGTACTGTCTTGCCCTTGACGTTCTAAGTGACCCTGTGTATTGCTACCCAAACCTCTGTCCTCTGGTTTAGAAATTTGGAATGCCTCTACTTTGGTCTCAGCCCTGGATTATCACCCCCTTTCTCTTATTAGCACACCTAGGCCGCCTCCTGTTGCAGTGGTAGCAGCAGTCCTCAGACCTCTGACAGGAATCCTGTTGTCCTGGATTCACAGGCTAGCTCTCTCAATGGGAGACCGGGGTGGCAGGATGATCTCCCCTCATAATAAAACCATAGTGCTGTGACTCGAGCAGAAGAGGTTTCAGCTACAGCAGTGAATCCTCGTCTGTAGAATCCTATGGAGAAAATGCCATCTAAGGCATACAAAGCATTATTCCTTTTTAGAAGAAACCATCCTGTTACCTGAGCACCTCACATGGCTCAGAGGCTGGGACACAGCCCTTCAGGCAGCTTGGAACCGAGCCAGGCTGGCTGGCCCCTTTTTCCCTGTTGTCCTTGTCTAGAAACCAGCACCCTGCTCGCCTGACACTTTGCCTGGCACAAAGAAGGCACTTGCAGATCTCCTGTTTGCATGAAAGCACCCACCGTTTCTGGGTTTGACTGAAGCTTCACAGtctgccttcttccttttctctggcaGGTGGGCATCAACTACCAGCCCCCCACTGTCGTCCCCGGGGGTGACCTGGCCAAGGTGCAGCGGGCCGTGTGCATGCTGAGCAACACTACCGCCATCGCCGAGGCCTGGGCCCGCCTGGACCATAAGTTTGACCTCATGTATGCAAAACGAGCCTTTGTGCACTGGTATGTGGGGGAAGGCATGGAGGAAGGGGAGTTCTCCGAGGCCCGGGAGGACCTGGCAGCCCTGGAGAAAGATTATGAAGAGGTGGGCGTGGATTCCGTGGAAGCAGAGGCTGAAGAAGGCGAAGAATACTGACCGGAGCGGAGCTGGCAACCATCTCTTTGTATCGCCCCCACTATAACATTACGAGATAGGTTTACCTATTAAAGTTTCTGTTTGAAGCATCATGTACCTTG harbors:
- the LOC477570 gene encoding tubulin alpha-3 chain, whose amino-acid sequence is MRECISIHVGQAGVQIGNACWELYCLEHGIQPDGQMPSDKTIGGGDDSFNTFFSETGAGKHVPRAVFVDLEPTVVDEVRTGTYRQLFHPEQLITGKEDAANNYARGHYTIGKEIVDLVLDRIRKLADLCTGLQGFLIFHSFGGGTGSGFASLLMERLSVDYGKKSKLEFAIYPAPQVSTAVVEPYNSILTTHTTLEHSDCAFMVDNEAIYDICRRNLDIERPTYTNLNRLIGQIVSSITASLRFDGALNVDLTEFQTNLVPYPRIHFPLATYAPVISAEKAYHEQLSVAEITNACFEPANQMVKCDPRHGKYMACCMLYRGDVVPKDVNAAIATIKTKRTIQFVDWCPTGFKVGINYQPPTVVPGGDLAKVQRAVCMLSNTTAIAEAWARLDHKFDLMYAKRAFVHWYVGEGMEEGEFSEAREDLAALEKDYEEVGVDSVEAEAEEGEEY